One Microbacterium sp. SSM24 genomic window, TTCGTCGGCGACGAGGTAGGTGCGGATGCGGGCGCCGGCGTCCGCCTCGGTGGCCGGGGGCAGATCCCACCAGGAGACCAGTCGCAGGCTCGGTGGTCGCCCCTTCGCGGCGTACCACCGCTGCCGGGGCATCCACGCCGCCAGGCACGCCAGGGTGCTGTCCATGGGACTGAGCGTATGCCTGCGCGCGCCGACGTGTCGATCAGGCGTCGTGGTCGGTTTCCGGGTCGGTGGCGGATGACGCGGAGCGCGCCACCTCCACGACGGGAGCGATCGGGATCACGATCGACTCGACGGATCCGAGTCCGACGGCATCGACGGCGGCGGCCGCGTCGGCCAGGCGCTCCGCCTCGGAGTCCGGTCGCGCCGGCTCCGAGGGCAGTCCCGCCCATTCCTCGTTGTGCTCGGGTCGTTGCGTGAACAGTCCCATCCGACCATTGTGCCGCCGACGAGAGCAGATCAGGTGCTCATCACGGCAGAGAGCACGGCGTAGGCGACCTGCTTCCCGGTCACATCGCCGTGGCCGGAGACGAAGGTGTCCGCATTGAGGGACCAAACGTCGTGGTCGGCGAAGTCGTAGGTGCCCCCGACATCGAGGAGCGTGCCGCTGACGCCGCCCGGGGTCTTGAGCGCACCGTTGCGTCCGATGCCGCCGTAGGGATCGTTCGCGTCGCCCAGACCGACGCCGATCTGGCGCGCGAGACGCGAGGCGATCGGATAGGCGAGCCCCACCGCCTTGTCGTTGCGGGTGTGGGTGATGATGATCGGGCCGCGCACGGTGGCCGGCGCTTTCGCGAACAGGCCGTTCCTGTCCGCGCCGTCCCAGCCCTTCGCCATGCCGAAGTGGCTGTACGCCGCCTGCAGGAGCGACAGCGACGAGATGGGGGCGGATGTCGCGACCGTGGCCGCCGTCACCGCGCGACCGCCGAACGAGTGCCCGACCAGGTGCAGCCGGGCGTCGGCGGCTTCGGCGTGGATCCGTTCGAGGAGGTCCGCGATGCCCTTGCGTCCGACCACTCCCGACCGCTCCTTCATCGTGTAGTAGGTCGTGACGTTCACGAGATTGCGTGCGGCTCCGACGATGCTGTCGAGGAAGCCAGCGCCGCCGCCGGCGCCGAGCGGCGCGAGCCCTGCCGGATCGATCGAGGCCGCACCGCCGGCGGCGGCGGGCGCGGCATCCAGCGCTCCTCCGCCGCGTGCGGCATCCAGCACTTCGGCGGCCGGTGCCTCCTTCAGCGCGTCGAATCCCGCGGAATCCTCGCCCTTCGACGCGGCGGGCAGCGCCTCGCGGAGCACCTCGACGAACTCCTCCTGCGCTGCCGAGGATCCTTCGAGGCGCGGCGCGAGCGCGAGCAGGCGGCTCCGGATGCCGGGATCCTCGATGCGCAGCGCGATGTCCGCCTCGAGCACCGCGAGATCGTCAGCGACTCCGGCGCCGGCGCCGGAGCTCTCAGCCTCCGCCCACTGGATCGAGGGCCAGAGGACTCCGACGACGGCGAATCGGCGATCGCGGGCGCCGTCGACCCGCGGACGCACCGCGACGATCGATTCGGTCAGACGCTCGTACAGTGCGCGCGCCTGGCCCTCGGTGTTGTTCCAGCCGTGCGTCATGACGATGACGTCGGTGGGCCGCTTGTCGGCGAGCATCTGGTCGAGTTCGCCGAGCTGCTCGCGCGCCACGTACGCGCCCTTCTCGTCGAATGCCACTTCGGTGTAGGGCAGCTTCATGACCCCGTCTCCTTCCGCCCGCAGGGGGCGCTCACACGCTCTGGATGGCCCGCATCGCGTCGACGAGTCCACGGCCCTGGAACGTCGGGTCGCGAGCGAGGTCGCTCGCGGTGTCCATGAGCACGCGCTTGACCTCGTCGGGTTTGCCGATGAACTCCCGGTGCACCGAGAGGAAGGCCGCCGCGACCCCCGACACGTGCGGTGCCGACATCGACGTGCCCGAGTCCTCGACGTAGGTGATGTCCGATGCCTTCTCGCCGGCCTTGAGCTGCACGGTGTCACGCGCCTTGGCGAGCAGCTCGCCGGCGCCGGCACTGACCACGCGCTCACCGGGCGCGACCAGATCGGGCTTGAGTCGTCCGTCGCCGGTCGGCCCCTTCGACGAGAAGTACGACACGCCCGTCGAGTACGGCTTCAGGGACGTCGAACCGACGGTGATCGCGCGTGCGGCGTTGCCCGGGTCGTTGATGGTCATCCCGAAGCCCAGGCGCATCTCGCGCCCGACGGTGTCCAGCGCGGCGCCGTAGCCGGTGTTTCCCGCCGACACGACGACGCACACGCCGTTCGCGACGAGCCGGTCGACCTCGCGGCAGACGGGGGACAGGCCCGTGGCGAACCACGACGGGTCGAACGCGTACCCGAGCGAGAGGTTCACGCCGTGCACGTTGAGCTCGCGTCCCCAGCGGTTGAGCTCCTGGATGTGCTCCAGCGCGGCCAGCAGCGTCTCGAGGTCTCCGGTGCGGTCATCGGCCAGGACCTTGATCGGAAGAATCTTCGTCTCGGGCGCCATGCCGCTGATGCGGTCCAGCTGGACCCGCTCGACGCCGGTCGCGCCCTCCGCCGTGCGGTACCACGTCGCTGCGGAGATGCGTTTCCGCGGCGTCGCCGTCTGACCGCCGGCGATGATTCCCGCCACGTGCGTGCCGTGGCCGTTGGGATCGCGCAGGGCGTCGGCGTCTTCGGTGCCGCGGACGAACGACTTCGGCATCAGATTGCTCGGCAGCGCGAGGGTGCCGTAGGTCGCGAAGTGCTTGTGCTCGGCGTCGATGCCGGTGTCGAGCACGGCCCACACGATCCCCTCGCCGGTGGCATCGAACGCCCGTACGGCGGCGTCGGCCTTCGTCGTGATGACGGAGCGATGGATCGTCGCGGTGACCTCGAAGTTCGGCCACACGCGGTTGATGAGGCTGCGGGGGGCGGACTTGGCCTCCTGGCGCCCGCCGGTGGGGCGTGCGCCCTTGTCGCTGTCCCAGCTCACGAGGCGGAGGATCTCGGCGGCCGTGAGCGACGCGAAGACGTAGCTGCCCGTGCTGCGGACCAGCTGGGGATCTTCAGCTCGGGATGCCCCGTCCTCGGAGTCCGACACGGCGAAGATCACACCCAGCGTGAGCTCCGCCACAGCGGTCGACAGCGGTACGCCGCTGTCGGTGCGCAGTTCGATCACGATCCCGATGAGCGTGTCCGGCTCTGCCGAGGCCATGCGCTCGGCGAGGGGGCGCGTGATCACCGAATCGGTGACCAGTGAGACGGTCCGGGGCATGCCCGGGAGGGAGAAGGCGGGAGAGCCGCCGTAGCCCCCCGGCGCAGGCTTCTCGCCCTGCGGCATGGGCTTCGGTGCGTCGGGGTCCAGTGCGGCCTCGGGCTCGACGGCGGGGAACTCCCGCGGAACCTTGTCGTCACGCTCGTCGTCGGACGCCATGACACCCTCGACTCTCTCCTGGCCGCGAGGGTACTCCCGTGCCTCGTCGGTGCACTAGAGAGAGCGATGACGGCGGTGCGCTGATACGCGCCGAGGGATGACGCCGGCGTTCAGTCGTCGCCGAGGTCGTCCGGATCGCTGGGCGGCGCGGGGTCGAGGGCCTTTCGCCGACCGCCGACGCGGCGGGCGGCGCCGCCGACGGCGGAGGACCCGCGTGCGACGCCGCCGGCGATGGCGTTGCCGGCGCGTCGGATGGTGCGGGTCGCGGCCCGCTCGAGCGGGGTGGCGCCCGGTCGGGGCTCGAGTTCGGGGGGAAGTGCGGTCGGCGGGGGACCGAACGCACGACGGGAGTTCACGAGCACGCGGCGTCCGAGGATGTTGTTGCCGGCGCCGCCGATGGCCGCTCCGATGCCGAAGGGGAGGGCTTTGCCGATCCACGATGCGCCGCCGCGCGCCGCGAACTGGTGGATGAACGTCGTCTTGAGCCGGTCGACGATCGGCCCCATCGCGGCGCGGGGGATCGTCTTGGTCACGAGCTCGCCCCAGTAGCGGTCCCGGGTCGGCCCGCGCCCCACCGCCTGCCCCGCGAGCTGCGAGACCAGGTCGACGCCCTCCTTGCCGAGCATGAGCGTGAGCACGAGTGCGCGGGCGCGGTCGGGGTCGGCCACCGGGATGCCGTGGACCTCGGTCACGGACTGGGCGAAGAGCGTGGTCGCCTCGAGGAATGCCACGGTCTCGACTCCGCTGAGCGCGAGGGTGATGCCGGTGCCGATTCCCGGCACGACGGCCGTCGCGCCGACCGCGGCGCCGCCCGTGGTGACCGCGGCGAGGTAGCGGCGCTCGAGGATCCGCACGATGTCGGCGGACGAGGCATCCGGGTGCCGTAGGCGGATGCTGCGCAGATGCGCGAGCACGACAGGACGCTGGATCGCGAGGACGCGGTCGAGCGTCCGGACGGAACGGGGGTGCTCGTCGGAGCCTGCGGGCGGCAGGCCGCCCTGCCACGGGGAGTCCCCGGGCAGCGAGTGGATGCGGTGAACCTTCTCGACCATCGGGCCGATCCTATTCGGGTGACCCTGAACGAGCGCTCCGGGTTGACAGAGCGCTCGGCGAGAGTCAGACGAAGAGGTTGGCCCGCTCGAGGTCTTCGGCGAAGTCGACCTCGACCGCGTACAGGTCGGAGATGTCGAGCGGCTCGATCAGCACGCCGTCTTCGGCGATCGCGAGTTCGAGACCTCGCTCGAAGTAGTCCTGGTCGTCCACGCGCGTGAG contains:
- a CDS encoding alpha/beta fold hydrolase, whose amino-acid sequence is MKLPYTEVAFDEKGAYVAREQLGELDQMLADKRPTDVIVMTHGWNNTEGQARALYERLTESIVAVRPRVDGARDRRFAVVGVLWPSIQWAEAESSGAGAGVADDLAVLEADIALRIEDPGIRSRLLALAPRLEGSSAAQEEFVEVLREALPAASKGEDSAGFDALKEAPAAEVLDAARGGGALDAAPAAAGGAASIDPAGLAPLGAGGGAGFLDSIVGAARNLVNVTTYYTMKERSGVVGRKGIADLLERIHAEAADARLHLVGHSFGGRAVTAATVATSAPISSLSLLQAAYSHFGMAKGWDGADRNGLFAKAPATVRGPIIITHTRNDKAVGLAYPIASRLARQIGVGLGDANDPYGGIGRNGALKTPGGVSGTLLDVGGTYDFADHDVWSLNADTFVSGHGDVTGKQVAYAVLSAVMST
- a CDS encoding S8 family peptidase → MASDDERDDKVPREFPAVEPEAALDPDAPKPMPQGEKPAPGGYGGSPAFSLPGMPRTVSLVTDSVITRPLAERMASAEPDTLIGIVIELRTDSGVPLSTAVAELTLGVIFAVSDSEDGASRAEDPQLVRSTGSYVFASLTAAEILRLVSWDSDKGARPTGGRQEAKSAPRSLINRVWPNFEVTATIHRSVITTKADAAVRAFDATGEGIVWAVLDTGIDAEHKHFATYGTLALPSNLMPKSFVRGTEDADALRDPNGHGTHVAGIIAGGQTATPRKRISAATWYRTAEGATGVERVQLDRISGMAPETKILPIKVLADDRTGDLETLLAALEHIQELNRWGRELNVHGVNLSLGYAFDPSWFATGLSPVCREVDRLVANGVCVVVSAGNTGYGAALDTVGREMRLGFGMTINDPGNAARAITVGSTSLKPYSTGVSYFSSKGPTGDGRLKPDLVAPGERVVSAGAGELLAKARDTVQLKAGEKASDITYVEDSGTSMSAPHVSGVAAAFLSVHREFIGKPDEVKRVLMDTASDLARDPTFQGRGLVDAMRAIQSV